The following proteins are encoded in a genomic region of Nicotiana sylvestris chromosome 4, ASM39365v2, whole genome shotgun sequence:
- the LOC104245928 gene encoding serine/threonine-protein phosphatase PP2A-2 catalytic subunit: MPSNADVDRQIEQLMECKPLAEAEVKILCDQARAILVEEWNVQPVKCPVTVCGDIHGQFYDLIELFRIGGNAPDTNYLFMGDYVDRGYYSVETVTLLVALKVRYRDRITILRGNHESRQITQVYGFYDECLRKYGNANVWKYFTDLFDYLPLTALIESQIFCLHGGLSPSLDTLDNIRSLDRIQEVPHEGPMCDLLWSDPDDRCGWGISPRGAGYTFGQDIASQFNHTNGLTLISRAHQLVMEGFNWCQDKNVVTVFSAPNYCYRCGNMAAILEIGENMEQNFLQFDPAPRQIEPDTTRKTPDYFL, encoded by the exons ATGCCTTCGAACGCGGATGTAGATCGGCAGATCGAGCAATTGATGGAGTGTAAGCCGCTGGCGGAAGCGGAGGTGAAGATACTGTGTGATCAAGCGAGGGCTATACTTGTGGAGGAATGGAATGTGCAGCCGGTGAAATGTCCAGTAACTGTTTGCGGTGATATTCATGGACAGTTCTACGATCTCATCGAGCTTTTTAGGATTGGTGGAAATGCTCCCGATACCAATTATCTCTTCATGGGCGATTATGTTG ACCGTGGATACTACTCCGTGGAGACTGTTACACTCTTGGTTGCTCTGAAGGTCCGGTATAGAGATAGAATCACGATTCTTAGGGGAAACCATGAAAGCCGGCAAATCACTCAAGT GTATGGTTTTTATGATGAATGCTTGAGGAAGTACGGAAATGCCAATGTTTGGAAGTACTTCACTGATCTTTTTGATTATCTCCCGCTGACAGCACTAATAGAGAGTCAG ATATTCTGTTTACATGGAGGACTCTCCCCTTCTTTGGATACGCTGGACAATATACGATCATTGGACCGTATACAAGAG GTTCCACATGAAGGACCAATGTGCGATCTTCTGTGGTCTGACCCAGATGATCGTTGTGGTTGGGGAATATCACCCCGAGGAGCTGGTTACACCTTTGGACAGGATATTGCATCTCAGTTCAACCACACCAATGGGCTTACTCTGATTTCTAGAGCCCATCAGCTTGTCATGGAGGGTTTTAATTGGTGTCAG GATAAGAATGTTGTGACAGTATTTAGTGCTCCAAACTATTGTTACCGGTGTGGCAACATGGCTGCAATTCTAGAAATAGGCGAAAACATGGAGCAGAATTTCCTTCAGTTTGACCCAGCTCCACGGCAGATAGAGCCTGACACCACAAGGAAGACTCCTGATTACTTTTTGTGA